The following are encoded together in the Tripterygium wilfordii isolate XIE 37 chromosome 18, ASM1340144v1, whole genome shotgun sequence genome:
- the LOC119983813 gene encoding kinesin-like protein KIN-10C isoform X2: MLAVAELLSKAEENGTSVMVSYYEILHDHVYDLLDPKQPEVPILLDAQGKIKGLSQVPVKSISEFQKSILGRPGYSKPLLKIGAEFCHRSHKGLIVHVSPNGAKSDTHCMGKMNFVDLAGYEDRRKSIDSFNMVDNNKINKAIYALQNVVYSLNHNESHVPYRESKLTHLLRGSLAGTGRIVMINCLNPSFCQDSIFMLSLASRACQGVSRAVPESIKKTCQGVSRAVPESTKKTNNLARPTILSSQKSQLCGNVSGNTKKTGSQARLYEKKSHGMVSTTKARKLFDEASHLAKPEKMSEKASSSLDNVSTTEALIKEEGKLPADALEKLSAGAQKDAESAPTWEKEAFHLAASGTQESSTPQKDSSVHGEKDYEEVTPIIMNGKTALGFVGEGQNLDKENQSSLINEGGSPPISSQLQELSYKLKQLYYSSTPLCIEMPEKNDAPTSLDIMEPKTPERNVKVEEKCEVAGPWERFSTCSAGMKKSLVQEYVNFLNSASKEELKKLKGIGEKRATYILQLRENSPEPFKSVDDLKDIGLSAKQIKGMMKKEVGGLFN; this comes from the exons ATGCTTGCAGTGGCTGAACTTTTGTCCAAGGCCGAGGAAAATGGAACATCGGTCATGGTATCATATTATGAGATTTTGCATGACCACGTGTATGATCTTCTAGATCCAAAACAGCCGGAAGTTCCAATATTGCTGGATGCTCAAGGGAAAATTAAAGGACTGTCTCAG GTTCCAGTGAAATCCATTTCAGAATTTCAAAAATCAATTCTTGGCAGGCCTGGTTATAGTAAACCTCTGCTGAAAATAGGAGCAGAATTCTGTCATCGGAGTCACAAGGGCTTAATTGTGCATGTATCACCCAATGGTGCAAAGTCAGATACTCATTGTATGGGAAAGatgaattttgttgatttggcaG GTTATGAAGATAGAAGGAAGAGTATTGATAGCTTCAATATGGTCGATAATAATAagatcaataaggccatctatGCGTTACAAAATGTTGTTTATTCTTTGAATCACAATGAAAGCCATGTGCCTTATCGAGAGAGTAAACTGACTCACTTGTTACGTGGTTCTTTGGCCGGCACTGGAAGAATTGTGATGATCAATTGTTTG AATCCCTCTTTCTGCCAAGATTCCATTTTCATGTTAAGCTTAGCATCTCGGGCCTGTCAAGGTGTTAGTAGAGCTGTCCCAGAGTCCATAAAGAAGACCTGTCAAGGTGTTAGTAGAGCTGTCCCAGAGTCCACAAAGAAGACCAATAATTTGGCAAGACCAACAATTCTTTCCTCTCAAAAGAGCCAGTTATGTGGGAATGTTTCAGGTAATACAAAAAAAACCGGCTCTCAAGCTCGCCTTTATGAGAAGAAATCACACGGTATGGTTTCTACCACTAAAGCAAG gaaacTATTTGATGAGGCAAGTCATTTGGCCAAACCTGAAAAGATGTCTGAAAAG GCAAGTTCCtccttggacaacgtttcaacTACTGAAGCTTTAATAAAGGAAGAG GGAAAGTTGCCGGCTGATGCTCTGGAAAAGTTGTCAGCTGGTGCTCAGAAGGATGCAGAATCTGCTCCTACCTGGGAAAAG GAAGCTTTCCATTTAGCAGCTTCTGGTACACAGGAAAGTAGCACACCACAAAAG GATTCTTCTGTCCATGGTGAAAAGGATTATGAAGAAGTTACCCCTATAATCATGAATGGCAAAACTGCACTTGGTTTTGTTGGAGAAG GTCAAAACTTAGATAAGGAAAACCAGAGTTCACTCATTAATGAAGGTGGATCACCGCCAATTAGTTCACAATTACAAGAATTATCATATAAACTTAAGCAGCTTTATTATTCATCAACTCCGTTATGCATAGAGATGCCTGAAAAGAATGATGCCCCAACCTCTCTTGACATTATGGAACCAAAAACTCCTGAGCGAAATGTGAAAGTTGAGGAGAAATGCGAGGTAGCTGGTCCTTGGGAAAGATTCAGCACATGTAGTGCTGGAATGAAG AAGTCACTTGTCCAAGAATATGTTAACTTTCTAAATTCAGCTAGCAA GGAAGAGTTGAAAAAATTAAAG GGGATTGGTGAGAAGAGAGCTACCTATATCCTTCAACTCCGTGAAAATTCACCAGAGCCCTTTAAGAGT GTTGATGATTTGAAGGATATTGGACTTTCAGCCAAACAg ATCAAAGGGATGATGAAAAAGGAAGTTGGAGGTCTTTTCAATTAG
- the LOC119983813 gene encoding kinesin-like protein KIN-10C isoform X1 — protein sequence MATPTPRRTKVMKQGRKVRVVAKIRGFSDLEIGSTTAAAVTPWISVHKPKGDASESVTISLADKSASRKESWELDYCYEENEDNEIFFKREIEPLISGVFCGHHATAIAYGARGSGKTYVIQGSKEKPGLAMLAVAELLSKAEENGTSVMVSYYEILHDHVYDLLDPKQPEVPILLDAQGKIKGLSQVPVKSISEFQKSILGRPGYSKPLLKIGAEFCHRSHKGLIVHVSPNGAKSDTHCMGKMNFVDLAGYEDRRKSIDSFNMVDNNKINKAIYALQNVVYSLNHNESHVPYRESKLTHLLRGSLAGTGRIVMINCLNPSFCQDSIFMLSLASRACQGVSRAVPESIKKTCQGVSRAVPESTKKTNNLARPTILSSQKSQLCGNVSGNTKKTGSQARLYEKKSHGMVSTTKARKLFDEASHLAKPEKMSEKASSSLDNVSTTEALIKEEGKLPADALEKLSAGAQKDAESAPTWEKEAFHLAASGTQESSTPQKDSSVHGEKDYEEVTPIIMNGKTALGFVGEGQNLDKENQSSLINEGGSPPISSQLQELSYKLKQLYYSSTPLCIEMPEKNDAPTSLDIMEPKTPERNVKVEEKCEVAGPWERFSTCSAGMKKSLVQEYVNFLNSASKEELKKLKGIGEKRATYILQLRENSPEPFKSVDDLKDIGLSAKQIKGMMKKEVGGLFN from the exons ATGGCTACTCCAACACCGCGGCGGACCAAGGTGATGAAGCAAGGACGGAAGGTTCGAGTGGTGGCGAAGATAAGAGGTTTTTCGGATCTGGAGATTGGGTCTACTACAGCAGCAGCAGTGACGCCGTGGATTTCGGTTCATAAGCCCAAGGGAGACGCTTCCGAGAGCGTGACAATCTCTTTGGCGGACAAATCGGCAAG TCGTAAAGAGTCCTGGGAATTGGATTACTGctatgaagaaaatgaagacaatgaaattttttttaaaagagaaaTAGAACCCCTGATTTCTGGCGTTTTTTGTGGGCATCATGCAACTGCCATAGCTTATGGAGCAAGGGGTAGTGGAAAGACTTATGTCATTCAG GGATCCAAAGAGAAACCTGGTTTAGCAATGCTTGCAGTGGCTGAACTTTTGTCCAAGGCCGAGGAAAATGGAACATCGGTCATGGTATCATATTATGAGATTTTGCATGACCACGTGTATGATCTTCTAGATCCAAAACAGCCGGAAGTTCCAATATTGCTGGATGCTCAAGGGAAAATTAAAGGACTGTCTCAG GTTCCAGTGAAATCCATTTCAGAATTTCAAAAATCAATTCTTGGCAGGCCTGGTTATAGTAAACCTCTGCTGAAAATAGGAGCAGAATTCTGTCATCGGAGTCACAAGGGCTTAATTGTGCATGTATCACCCAATGGTGCAAAGTCAGATACTCATTGTATGGGAAAGatgaattttgttgatttggcaG GTTATGAAGATAGAAGGAAGAGTATTGATAGCTTCAATATGGTCGATAATAATAagatcaataaggccatctatGCGTTACAAAATGTTGTTTATTCTTTGAATCACAATGAAAGCCATGTGCCTTATCGAGAGAGTAAACTGACTCACTTGTTACGTGGTTCTTTGGCCGGCACTGGAAGAATTGTGATGATCAATTGTTTG AATCCCTCTTTCTGCCAAGATTCCATTTTCATGTTAAGCTTAGCATCTCGGGCCTGTCAAGGTGTTAGTAGAGCTGTCCCAGAGTCCATAAAGAAGACCTGTCAAGGTGTTAGTAGAGCTGTCCCAGAGTCCACAAAGAAGACCAATAATTTGGCAAGACCAACAATTCTTTCCTCTCAAAAGAGCCAGTTATGTGGGAATGTTTCAGGTAATACAAAAAAAACCGGCTCTCAAGCTCGCCTTTATGAGAAGAAATCACACGGTATGGTTTCTACCACTAAAGCAAG gaaacTATTTGATGAGGCAAGTCATTTGGCCAAACCTGAAAAGATGTCTGAAAAG GCAAGTTCCtccttggacaacgtttcaacTACTGAAGCTTTAATAAAGGAAGAG GGAAAGTTGCCGGCTGATGCTCTGGAAAAGTTGTCAGCTGGTGCTCAGAAGGATGCAGAATCTGCTCCTACCTGGGAAAAG GAAGCTTTCCATTTAGCAGCTTCTGGTACACAGGAAAGTAGCACACCACAAAAG GATTCTTCTGTCCATGGTGAAAAGGATTATGAAGAAGTTACCCCTATAATCATGAATGGCAAAACTGCACTTGGTTTTGTTGGAGAAG GTCAAAACTTAGATAAGGAAAACCAGAGTTCACTCATTAATGAAGGTGGATCACCGCCAATTAGTTCACAATTACAAGAATTATCATATAAACTTAAGCAGCTTTATTATTCATCAACTCCGTTATGCATAGAGATGCCTGAAAAGAATGATGCCCCAACCTCTCTTGACATTATGGAACCAAAAACTCCTGAGCGAAATGTGAAAGTTGAGGAGAAATGCGAGGTAGCTGGTCCTTGGGAAAGATTCAGCACATGTAGTGCTGGAATGAAG AAGTCACTTGTCCAAGAATATGTTAACTTTCTAAATTCAGCTAGCAA GGAAGAGTTGAAAAAATTAAAG GGGATTGGTGAGAAGAGAGCTACCTATATCCTTCAACTCCGTGAAAATTCACCAGAGCCCTTTAAGAGT GTTGATGATTTGAAGGATATTGGACTTTCAGCCAAACAg ATCAAAGGGATGATGAAAAAGGAAGTTGGAGGTCTTTTCAATTAG